A stretch of Cicer arietinum cultivar CDC Frontier isolate Library 1 chromosome 5, Cicar.CDCFrontier_v2.0, whole genome shotgun sequence DNA encodes these proteins:
- the LOC101497426 gene encoding double-stranded RNA-binding protein 1-like yields the protein MYKTKLQELCHRRRWGLPKYSAMNGGPLHKPSYKASVFVNGVTFTSSDTFTSSKEAHNQAAMKAFFNFSSAPSGSSTPTHQKNGSKEEIKDAKSQESPVQAQSPPVILNDTVRLSKIQLQNYTQKNNLDPPVFTVKTKRPPFQFKATVVIDGKSFESSTFFDTVKEAEQAAAKIALMELPISVDIFQKGESCPSKSLLLDLTRREGFSKPTYKTTELGSSHMTTFFSTVEVEGVEFHGKASKSKKQAEQDAAKIAYIALKECGLRMYAAFSSSIKENQAVQSIHEPDIIKSKKNIHPEDEVLDEVIISSDVKVNNGMSSESEPPKKKMNMCNMNYLSSRKSYPLSHTDFPCASISESRICCCCCSPGLSNTKTLNTMLCNKLKVHTSFPNIVFHEGITVLPIDDNKWVAVNF from the exons ATGTACAAGACGAAGCTTCAGGAGCTGTGTCACCGGAGACGGTGGGGTTTACCAAAATACTCCGCCATGAACGGCGGTCCACTACACAAACCAAGCTATAAAGCCTCTGTTTTTGTCAATGGTGTCACCTTTACTTCTTCTGATACCTTCACTTCCTCTAAAGAAGCTCACAACCAAGCTGCTATGAAAGCTTTCTTCAACTTTTCCTCTGCTCCATCGG GCTCTTCAACACCAACACATCAGAAAAATGGTTCAAAAGAGGAAATTAAAGATGCCAAATCTCAAGAGAGTCCAGTTCAAGCACAATCTCCTCCAGTTATTTTAAATG ATACGGTTCGATTAAGCAAAATCCAGCTGCAAAACTACACTCAAAAGAACAATCTTGATCCACCTGTTTTTACAGTTAAAACTAAGAGACCACCTTTTCAATTTAAGGCCACAGTTGTTATTGATGGAAAATCATTTGAAAGCTCAACATTTTTCGACACTGTAAAAGAGGCAGAACAGGCTGCTGCAAAAATTGCTTTGATGGAATTGCCAATTTCAGTTGACATCTTTCAGAAG GGtgaatcttgtccatccaagaGTTTACTACTGGATTTAACACGGAGAGAAGGTTTTTCCAAACCAACATATAAAACTACAGAGCTTGGTTCTTCTCATATGACAACCTTTTTCTCAACTGTGGAAGTAGAAGGTGTGGAATTTCATGGAAAGGCATCTAAATCCAAGAAACAGGCAGAACAAGATGCTGCAAAGATTGCTTACATTGCCTTAAAAGAGT GTGGACTTCGAATGTATGCTGCTTTTTCTTCctcaatcaaagaaaatcaagcAGTACAATCAATTCATGAACCAGAcatcattaaatcaaagaaaaatatcCACCCTGAAG ATGAAGTTTTGGATGAGGTGATAATATCTAGTGATGTCAAAGTTAACAATGGCATGTCAAGTGAATCTGAGCCACctaagaaaaaaatgaatatgtgCAACATGAACTATTTATCTTCACGCAAATCATATCCACTTTCACATACTGATTTTCCCTGTGCATCAATTTCTGAGTCTCGGATCTGCTGTTGCTGCTGCTCCCCTGGACTCTCCAACACAAAGACTCTCAATACAATGCTTTGTAACAAGTTAAAGGTTCATACAAGCTTCCCAAATATTGTGTTCCATGAGGGGATTACAGTTCTTCCTATTGATGACAACAAATGGGTTGCGGTAAATTTCTAA
- the LOC101510720 gene encoding uncharacterized protein isoform X2: protein MGKSSKAIVCVLLLCFLISFSEAEYIKYKDPKVKLNRRISDLMNRMTLEEKIGQMTQVERSVATPDAINKYFIGSVLSGGGSVPAPKASAETWVKMVNQIQKAALSTRLGIPMIYGIDAVHGHNNVYNATIFPHNVGLGVTRDPVLIKKIGDATALEVRATGIPYVFAPCIAVCRDPRWGRCYESYSEDHQIVRTMTEIIPGLQGDIPGDSRKGVPFVAGKNKVAACAKHFVGDGGTNKGINENNTLINYKGLLGIHMPAYYDSIIKGVSTVMISYSSWNGKKMHANRDLVTGYLKNKLRFRGFVISDWQGIDRITSPPHANYSYSVQAGVSAGIDMIMVPYNFTEFIDDLTYQVKNNIIPMSRIDDAVARILRVKFTMGLFENPLADLSLANQLGSKEHRELAREAVRKSLVLLKNGKSAKPLLPLPKKASKILVAGSHADNLGRQCGGWTSTWQGLEGNDLTAGTTILDAIKKTVDPATEVVYNENPDASFLSSNKFSYAIVIVGEPPYAETFGDSLNLTIPEPGPSTITNVCGSIQCVVVLITGRPVVIQPYLSKIDALVAAWLPGTEGQGVADVLYGDYAFTGKLARTWFKTVDQLPMNVGDKHYDPLFPFGFGLTTNLIKY from the exons ATGGGGAAATCTTCAAAGGCTATTGTGTGTGTTCTGCTTTTGTGCTTTCTGATTTCATTTTCAGAAGCAGAATACATTAAGTATAAAGACCCTAAGGTTAAACTAAATAGAAGAATCAGTGACTTGATGAACAGAATGACGCTTGAGGAAAAGATAGGCCAAATGACTCAGGTTGAAAGGAGTGTTGCTACTCCTGATGCCATAAACAAGTACTTCATTG GGAGTGTGCTGAGTGGGGGAGGGAGTGTTCCAGCTCCAAAGGCATCTGCTGAGACATGGGTGAAAATGGTGAATCAGATTCAAAAGGCAGCTTTATCTACTCGTCTTGGGATTCCAATGATTTATGGGATAGATGCTGTTCATGGTCACAATAATGTCTACAATGCTACTATTTTTCCTCACAATGTTGGACTGGGAGTTACCAG GGATCCTGTGCTCATAAAAAAGATTGGAGATGCAACTGCCCTTGAAGTTAGAGCTACAGGAATTCCATATGTCTTTGCCCCATGTATTGCG GTTTGCAGAGATCCAAGGTGGGGACGTTGCTATGAAAGTTACAGTGAGGATCATCAGATTGTTCGAACTATGACAGAAATTATACCTGGTCTGCAAGGAGATATTCCTGGCGATTCCAGGAAGGGAGTTCCCTTTGTTGCTGGAAA GAACAAGGTTGCAGCTTGTGCCAAGCACTTTGTGGGAGACGGTGGCACAAACAAGGGTATCAATGAAAACAATACTTTGATAAATTACAAAGGATTGCTTGGAATTCACATGCCAGCATACTATGACTCTATTATCAAGGGTGTTTCAACAGTAATGATCTCCTACTCTAGCTGGAATGGGAAAAAGATGCATGCTAACCGGGATCTTGTCACTGGTTACCTCAAGAACAAATTGCGGTTCAGG GGTTTTGTAATATCAGATTGGCAGGGTATTGACCGGATTACCTCTCCTCCTCATGCTAACTATTCATACTCAGTTCAAGCTGGTGTTAGTGCTGGAATTGATAtg ATTATGGTTCCCTATAACTTTACTGAGTTCATCGATGACCTAACTTATCAAGTAAAGAACAATATTATTCCGATGAGCAGGATTGATGATGCTGTTGCAAGAATCTTAAGAGTAAAATTTACCATGGGCCTTTTTGAAAATCCACTTGCTGATCTAAGCCTCGCAAACCAATTGGGTAGCAAG GAACATAGGGAGTTAGCAAGAGAAGCTGTTCGGAAATCCCTAGTGTTGCTAAAGAATGGTAAATCTGCAAAGCCATTGCTTCCCCTTCCGAAGAAAGCTTCAAAAATCCTGGTTGCAGGTAGTCATGCTGACAATTTGGGTCGTCAATGTGGAGGATGGACATCTACTTGGCAAGGGCTTGAGGGTAATGATCTTACAGCTG GTACTACCATCCTTGATGCTATAAAAAAAACAGTTGATCCTGCCACTGAAGTTGTCTACAATGAAAACCCTGATGCAAGTTTTCTCAGCTCAAACAAATTTTCCTATGCCATAGTTATTGTGGGAGAACCCCCTTATGCTGAAACATTTGGTGACAGTTTGAATCTAACAATACCTGAGCCAGGTCCAAGCACCATCACCAATGTATGTGGCTCTATTCAATGTGTAGTTGTTCTCATCACTGGGCGACCGGTTGTGATTCAGCCATATCTATCGAAAATTGATGCACTTGTAGCTGCATGGCTTCCCGGCACCGAAGGCCAAGGTGTTGCTGACGTTCTCTATGGTGACTATGCTTTCACTGGAAAGCTTGCAAGGACATGGTTCAAGACAGTTGACCAACTCCCAATGAATGTTGGTGATAAACATTATGATCCTCTATTTCCATTTGGATTTGGTTTGACTACAAACCTTATCAAGTATTGA
- the LOC101510720 gene encoding uncharacterized protein isoform X1, with protein sequence MTEIIPGLQGDIPGDSRKGVPFVAGKNKVAACAKHFVGDGGTNKGINENNTLINYKGLLGIHMPAYYDSIIKGVSTVMISYSSWNGKKMHANRDLVTGYLKNKLRFRGFVISDWQGIDRITSPPHANYSYSVQAGVSAGIDMIMVPYNFTEFIDDLTYQVKNNIIPMSRIDDAVARILRVKFTMGLFENPLADLSLANQLGSKEHRELAREAVRKSLVLLKNGKSAKPLLPLPKKASKILVAGSHADNLGRQCGGWTSTWQGLEGNDLTAGTTILDAIKKTVDPATEVVYNENPDASFLSSNKFSYAIVIVGEPPYAETFGDSLNLTIPEPGPSTITNVCGSIQCVVVLITGRPVVIQPYLSKIDALVAAWLPGTEGQGVADVLYGDYAFTGKLARTWFKTVDQLPMNVGDKHYDPLFPFGFGLTTNLIKY encoded by the exons ATGACAGAAATTATACCTGGTCTGCAAGGAGATATTCCTGGCGATTCCAGGAAGGGAGTTCCCTTTGTTGCTGGAAA GAACAAGGTTGCAGCTTGTGCCAAGCACTTTGTGGGAGACGGTGGCACAAACAAGGGTATCAATGAAAACAATACTTTGATAAATTACAAAGGATTGCTTGGAATTCACATGCCAGCATACTATGACTCTATTATCAAGGGTGTTTCAACAGTAATGATCTCCTACTCTAGCTGGAATGGGAAAAAGATGCATGCTAACCGGGATCTTGTCACTGGTTACCTCAAGAACAAATTGCGGTTCAGG GGTTTTGTAATATCAGATTGGCAGGGTATTGACCGGATTACCTCTCCTCCTCATGCTAACTATTCATACTCAGTTCAAGCTGGTGTTAGTGCTGGAATTGATAtg ATTATGGTTCCCTATAACTTTACTGAGTTCATCGATGACCTAACTTATCAAGTAAAGAACAATATTATTCCGATGAGCAGGATTGATGATGCTGTTGCAAGAATCTTAAGAGTAAAATTTACCATGGGCCTTTTTGAAAATCCACTTGCTGATCTAAGCCTCGCAAACCAATTGGGTAGCAAG GAACATAGGGAGTTAGCAAGAGAAGCTGTTCGGAAATCCCTAGTGTTGCTAAAGAATGGTAAATCTGCAAAGCCATTGCTTCCCCTTCCGAAGAAAGCTTCAAAAATCCTGGTTGCAGGTAGTCATGCTGACAATTTGGGTCGTCAATGTGGAGGATGGACATCTACTTGGCAAGGGCTTGAGGGTAATGATCTTACAGCTG GTACTACCATCCTTGATGCTATAAAAAAAACAGTTGATCCTGCCACTGAAGTTGTCTACAATGAAAACCCTGATGCAAGTTTTCTCAGCTCAAACAAATTTTCCTATGCCATAGTTATTGTGGGAGAACCCCCTTATGCTGAAACATTTGGTGACAGTTTGAATCTAACAATACCTGAGCCAGGTCCAAGCACCATCACCAATGTATGTGGCTCTATTCAATGTGTAGTTGTTCTCATCACTGGGCGACCGGTTGTGATTCAGCCATATCTATCGAAAATTGATGCACTTGTAGCTGCATGGCTTCCCGGCACCGAAGGCCAAGGTGTTGCTGACGTTCTCTATGGTGACTATGCTTTCACTGGAAAGCTTGCAAGGACATGGTTCAAGACAGTTGACCAACTCCCAATGAATGTTGGTGATAAACATTATGATCCTCTATTTCCATTTGGATTTGGTTTGACTACAAACCTTATCAAGTATTGA
- the LOC101497758 gene encoding disease resistance protein RPV1: MAMQQMMGASSSAMPLKKFDVFISFRGEDTRRNFTSHLYDAVSNKVITFKDDNELEKGDEISSALIKAIEESYASIVIFSKEYASSKWGLNELIKILECKKDQGQIVIPIFYEIDPSHVRNQTGSYRKAFAKHKKDLKHSKDKLKKWKDALTEAANLAGWHSQNYRIESNFIKDIVEDVLKKLNHRHPFEVNKELLGIEEKYEETKSLLKIGSNDVRTLALWGMGGIGKTTLAKDLYAKLCSQFERHCFLENVREESSRYGLNVVRNKLFSTLLELRLDATYVETPIFMRRLACEKSFIVLDDVATLEQAENLNINNNCLGPGSRVIVTTRDKQVCSEFDECEIYEVKELDEYESLQLFCLNAFGEKRPKVGYEKLSESAIGYCRGNPLALKVLGTNFRTKSKQAWESELEKLKKIPNRRIHDVLKLSFDDLDHTQQDIFLDIACFFSMMHQWYEDRDTCRDDLICLLDACNFFAASGIEVLINKALITCKDFNCIDIHNLLQEMGQEIVKQESPKNPGRRSRLYDPEEIYDLLKYNKGTEVVEAMVFDSYKVENLHLSSDSFKGMTNLRYLQIRNTCFERKSSNVYLPDGLGWLSDKLRYLSWDVFPLESLPSTFCFERLVQLIMCKSKLKKLWDGIQKLDNLKFIMLNDSKDLVEVPDLSGAPNIEVVSLSYCESLCQLHPSILNAPKLGELHLNGCINLESLKTTTHSKSLYKIDLTGCSSLIEFSVTSDEMVWLSLSGTAIHELASSIWHNSKLTHLFLRKCQKLNIVGKKLSNDPGVMPLKKLDLSGCTQIDTLNLWHILDGLQYLKHLHLKECCNIEALPDNIQEKSMMENLILDECKKLKSLPKLPASLQKLTAINSTYLNTDSIQQTMLENMLHKLHTKSIQDRSNDFYEISFIPGGQVPREFDFHTTETSIVIPPIPKFGLSAFIFCIILSEGLNVSYNGVYCTIYERGKQVQKCYVGGRVTLISDHVMLSCQYVNDELVELGSESGDDHYNLSFEFKYYVDEDDGEFWSTKGIKGCGIFPVYDLKLRLELDGRIIGRDEIVELQSSAQVFYEFDQHLKLDIEELQYREVGVEIRGSNDENDQQQRK; the protein is encoded by the exons ATGGCTATGCAACAAATGATGGGTGCTTCTTCTTCGGCGATGCCTTTGAAGAAATTCGACGTATTTATTAGCTTTCGAGGTGAGGATACTCGTAGGAACTTCACAAGCCATCTTTATGATGCTGTGAGCAATAAAGTTATAACCTTTAAAGACGACAATGAGCTTGAAAAAGGAGATGAGATCTCATCGGCATTGATCAAAGCCATTGAGGAGTCATATGCATCCATAGTCATCTTCTCAAAAGAGTATGCTTCCTCAAAATGGGGCTTGAATGAACTCATCAAGATTCTAGAATGCAAAAAAGATCAGGGACAGATTGTGATACCGATTTTCTACGAAATAGACCCATCACATGTGAGGAATCAAACTGGGAGTTACAGGAAAGCTTTTGCAAAGCATAAGAAAGATTTGAAGCACAGCAAAGATAAGTTGAAGAAATGGAAAGATGCTCTCACAGAAGCAGCCAATTTAGCTGGGTGGCACTCTCAAAATTACAG GATTGAATCGAACTTCATTAAAGACATCGTGGAAgatgttttaaaaaaactgaATCATAGACACCCATTTGAAGTTAATAAGGAACTTCTTGGAATTGAAGAAAAGTATGAAGAGACTAAATCCTTGCTGAAAATTGGGTCAAATGATGTTAGAACCCTTGCATTATGGGGCATGGGTGGCATAGGAAAGACCACTCTAGCTAAAGATTTATATGCTAAATTGTGTTCTCAATTTGAACGTCATTGCTTCCTCGAAAATGTAAGGGAAGAATCATCCAGGTATGGACTCAATGTTGTACGTAACAAACTTTTTTCGACATTGTTGGAGCTTCGTCTTGATGCAACTTATGTAGAAACTCCAATTTTCATGAGAAGACTTGCATGTGAAAAAAGCTTCATTGTGTTGGATGATGTGGCAACCTTAGAGCAAGCAGAAAATCTTAACATAAACAATAATTGCTTGGGACCAGGTAGTAGAGTCATTGTCACAACTAGAGATAAGCAGGTATGCagtgaatttgatgaatgtgaAATTTATGAGGTCAAGGAATTGGACGAATATGAATCTCTTCAGTTATTCTGTTTGAATGCTTTTGGAGAAAAACGTCCTAAAGTTGGATATGAAAAGCTCTCAGAAAGTGCAATTGGCTATTGCAGAGGCAATCCACTGGCATTAAAAGTTTTAGGTACAAATTTCCGTACAAAAAGCAAACAAGCGTGGGAAAGTGAATTGGAAAAGCTAAAAAAGATTCCCAATAGGAGAATTCACGATgtattaaaattgagttttgatGACTTAGATCATACACAACAGGACATATTTCTAGACATTGCATGTTTCTTCTCCATGATGCATCAGTGGTACGAGGATCGTGATACTTGTCGAGATGACCTAATATGTCTACTAGATGCTTGCAATTTCTTTGCAGCAAGTGGGATTGAAGTCCTTATAAATAAAGCACTCATAACGTGTAAAGATTTTAATTGCATAGACATACATAATTTGTTACAAGAAATGGGACAAGAGATTGTTAAGCAAGAATCTCCCAAAAACCCCGGAAGAAGAAGTCGATTGTACGATCCTGAGGAAATTTATGATTTACTGAAATATAACAAG GGTACTGAAGTTGTTGAAGCTATGGTATTTGATAGTTATAAAGTTGAGAATCTACACTTGAGCTCTGATTCCTTTAAAGGAATGACTAACTTAAGATATCTTCAAATAAGAAATACATGTTTTGAGAGAAAAAGTTCCAATGTGTACCTCCCTGACGGTCTTGGGTGGTTGTCTGATAAATTGAGGTACCTTTCTTGGGATGTATTCCCACTTGAGTCTTTGCCATCAACCTTTTGCTTTGAAAGGCTTGTACAACTTATCATGTGCAAAAGCAAGCTTAAAAAGCTTTGGGATGGAATTCAG AAACTTGACAATTTAAAGTTCATTATGCTAAATGACTCCAAAGACCTGGTTGAGGTCCCAGACTTATCTGGTGCACCAAATATTGAAGTAGTATCTTTGTCTTATTGTGAGAGCTTGTGTCAGCTCCATCCATCCATTCTCAATGCCCCCAAGCTTGGAGAATTACATTTAAATGGTTGCATAAACCTTGAAAGCTTGAAAACAACCACTCACTCAAAATCTCTTTATAAAATCGATCTCACTGGTTGTTCATCTCTCATTGAATTTTCGGTGACATCAGACGAAATGGTTTGGCTGTCCTTAAGTGGAACTGCTATACATGAATTGGCATCATCAATTTGGCATAATAGCAAACTGACTCATCTCTTTCTAAGAAAATGTCAGAAACTTAACATTGTTGGGAAGAAGTTATCAAATGATCCAGGAGTGATGCCTCTTAAAAAACTGGATCTTTCAGGATGCACACAAATCGATACATTGAATTTATGGCACATCCTTGATGgcttacaatatttaaaacatctaCATTTGAAAGAGTGCTGCAACATAGAAGCTCTCCCTGACAACATCCAAGAAAAATCAATGATggaaaatcttattttagatgaaTGCAAGAAACTTAAGTCCCTACCAAAGCTTCCCGCATCCTTGCAAAAATTGACAGCCATTAACTCTACTTATCTgaacacagactccattcaacAGACAATGCTTGAGAACATGTTACACAAACTCCACACAAAATCCATTCAAGACAGatcaaatgatttttatgaaatatcTTTCATTCCCGGAGGTCAAGTTCCAAGAGAGTTTGATTTTCATACAACAGAAACTTCCATAGTTATTCCTCCTATTCCAAAATTTGGTTTGTCTGCTTTCATTTTTTGTATCATTCTCTCCGAGGGCTTAAATGTGTCTTACAATGGCGTTTATTGTACTATATACGAACGCGGAAAACAAGTCCAGAAATGTTATGTAGGTGGGAGAGTGACATTAATTTCAGATCATGTTATGTTAAGTTGCCAGTATGTTAATGACGAATTGGTGGAGTTGGGGAGTGAAAGTGGAGATGATCATTACAACCTTTCATTTGAATTCAAATATTATGTTGATGAGGACGACGGAGAATTTTGGTCAACTAAGGGGATAAAGGGTTGTGGGATCTTTCCTGTATATGACCTGAAGCTTAGGTTGGAGTTGGATGGTAGAATCATTGGTAGAGATGAAATTGTTGAATTACAATCTAGTGCTCAAGTTTTTTATGAGTTTGATCAACATCTAAAACTTGATATTGAAGAGTTACAATACCGAGAAGTTGGAGTCGAAATTAGAGGCTctaatgatgaaaatgaccaacaacaaagaaaatga